The proteins below are encoded in one region of Acidobacteriota bacterium:
- a CDS encoding peptidase S10, with the protein MPKSIQRLAAILLRTCGMSLLVLTAYAQPPGRQQAQAPEGRAQEARPTPTETPREEWSVTEHTIQIGGQTIPYKASAGTTLLKNDAGEPTGLLYSVAYTRSDVKDPSTRPVAFLYNGGPGSATMWLHMGAFGPRRAWTVNGEFTPPAPYRLIDNTESLLDKTDLVFIDAMGTGYSRAAGKGTERDFYGVDEDAAAFGHFINTYISRNDRWNSPKFLIGESYGTFRSAVLGNLLQSRYNMHLNGICLISSVLDLATITFAAGDDRPYIFYLPSYAAVAWYHKALKTRPANQAEFIEEARKYAQTEYADALFKGSALTAAQKAAVAKKLAYFTGLGEDYLLKANLRPTLGQFNVELLRSRGLTSGRIDARFTGYTADLLSATAQGDPEGPAVGGAYTALVNMYNHDELKFGKDKQYNNSSGGGAWNWTRTGGGGRGGGGGGGFPSAPNSQRDLTQAMITNPKLLVQVENGYYDMATPFFATEFTMLHLGLPAELQKNVKLNYYNSGHMMYLRDEDRTALHNNIAEFIERATSFAAKP; encoded by the coding sequence ATGCCGAAGTCTATACAACGTCTGGCCGCAATACTGTTGCGCACCTGCGGAATGAGCCTGCTGGTGCTAACCGCCTACGCACAACCGCCGGGCCGCCAACAAGCCCAAGCGCCTGAAGGCCGTGCACAAGAAGCGCGGCCCACACCCACTGAAACGCCGCGCGAAGAATGGTCCGTCACCGAACATACGATTCAAATCGGTGGACAAACGATTCCTTACAAGGCCAGCGCCGGGACGACGCTGCTCAAGAATGATGCGGGCGAGCCAACAGGGCTGCTTTACTCTGTCGCGTACACGCGCAGCGATGTAAAAGACCCCAGCACGCGGCCCGTCGCGTTTCTGTATAACGGCGGGCCTGGCTCCGCGACGATGTGGTTGCACATGGGCGCCTTTGGGCCGCGCCGCGCCTGGACGGTGAATGGCGAATTCACGCCGCCCGCGCCGTACCGGCTCATAGACAATACCGAAAGCCTGTTGGACAAAACCGACCTCGTCTTTATTGATGCGATGGGGACGGGCTACAGCCGCGCGGCGGGCAAAGGGACGGAGCGCGATTTTTACGGTGTGGACGAAGACGCCGCCGCCTTTGGTCATTTTATCAACACATACATCAGCCGTAACGACCGCTGGAATTCGCCGAAGTTCCTGATCGGCGAAAGCTACGGCACGTTCCGTTCGGCCGTGCTGGGCAATCTGCTGCAAAGCCGTTACAACATGCACCTCAACGGCATTTGCCTGATCTCTTCGGTGCTTGATCTGGCGACGATCACGTTTGCGGCGGGCGATGATCGGCCTTACATCTTTTACTTGCCGAGTTACGCCGCCGTCGCGTGGTACCACAAGGCGCTCAAGACTCGTCCGGCCAATCAGGCTGAATTCATCGAAGAAGCGCGCAAGTACGCCCAAACCGAATATGCCGACGCACTTTTCAAGGGCAGCGCATTGACGGCCGCGCAAAAGGCCGCTGTCGCGAAGAAGCTCGCCTACTTCACCGGGCTGGGCGAAGATTATTTGCTGAAAGCGAATTTGCGCCCCACGCTCGGCCAATTCAATGTCGAGTTGTTGCGCAGTCGCGGATTGACCAGCGGCCGCATTGACGCGCGCTTTACGGGATACACTGCGGATTTGCTGTCCGCGACCGCGCAAGGCGACCCAGAAGGCCCAGCAGTCGGCGGCGCATATACGGCACTCGTCAATATGTACAACCACGATGAATTGAAATTCGGCAAAGACAAGCAATACAACAACAGCAGCGGTGGCGGCGCGTGGAATTGGACACGTACCGGCGGTGGCGGTCGCGGTGGCGGCGGTGGCGGCGGCTTTCCCAGCGCGCCCAACTCGCAGCGCGACCTGACGCAAGCGATGATTACCAATCCCAAATTGCTGGTGCAGGTCGAGAACGGCTATTACGACATGGCGACGCCGTTCTTTGCGACCGAGTTCACGATGCTGCATCTGGGCTTGCCCGCCGAGTTGCAGAAAAACGTCAAACTGAATTACTACAACTCCGGGCATATGATGTATCTGCGCGACGAGGACCGCACCGCACTGCACAATAACATTGCGGAATTTATTGAGCGCGCAACCAGTTTCGCGGCGAAACCGTAA
- a CDS encoding winged helix-turn-helix domain-containing protein, giving the protein MPANSFYEFGKFRIDGRKRLLLRDGEVLPLTPKAFDTLLVLVEQRARVLEKDELMTAVWGDTIVEESGLTRNISVLRKTLGESKDEHQFIVTVPGRGYRFVAEVREAAEEVTELVVQEAKLRVVVEEEEDGESGRLGEWEPRERALVEAPPPHARQATIVVATACVLLLAGAAYWWQAKRISNLKSQIANPPSIIHSLAVLPFKSLTAPAKEDYLGTGLADVLITRLSNVSALAVRPTTSVLKFAGNDPLQAGRDLQVDAVLDGSIQQIGDRVRVTVRLVRVADGQSLWAYQCDQQCNDVFTLQDTISAKVTEALALKLSGNERERIARPYSSNQAAWEAYAKGRYYRNRAGTEGYAKALASFQQALQADPKFALAYAALAEAYYWSSSSVTNMGEAMAKAKAAAQQAIALDNELAEAHTALGVVHFMYDWQFAAAEQELKRAVALNPGLPDGQMWYGKYLALMGRFDESIAVLQRAAALDPVSPLTAPEYTFPYFLKGDYAAAIAGNTRMLAIEPNLPQIQMNLAVCYAAKGEYAKAIALFERVRQNDAGLAMDMGLMLAYTYASAGDHTTAERTLKQTIATAKGGYIYPYDAALAYGALGDLDQAFAWLEKGYQERVDQMAWLKVDPRLKPLRRDPRFADLLRRVGLS; this is encoded by the coding sequence ATGCCAGCCAACAGCTTTTACGAGTTCGGCAAGTTTCGGATTGACGGCCGCAAGCGCCTTCTGCTGCGCGACGGCGAGGTCTTGCCGCTGACGCCGAAGGCCTTCGACACGCTGCTCGTGCTGGTCGAGCAACGCGCGCGCGTGCTCGAAAAAGACGAATTGATGACGGCGGTCTGGGGCGACACGATTGTCGAAGAGAGCGGCCTGACGCGGAACATCTCCGTCCTGCGCAAGACGCTCGGCGAGAGCAAAGACGAACATCAGTTCATCGTCACCGTGCCCGGACGCGGCTACCGCTTTGTGGCCGAAGTGCGCGAGGCGGCGGAAGAAGTCACCGAACTGGTCGTGCAAGAAGCGAAGCTGCGGGTGGTGGTCGAGGAGGAAGAAGACGGGGAGAGCGGGCGATTGGGCGAGTGGGAGCCGCGCGAACGCGCGCTTGTTGAAGCGCCACCGCCCCACGCCAGGCAGGCGACAATCGTGGTAGCAACAGCCTGCGTTCTACTGTTGGCGGGTGCGGCTTACTGGTGGCAGGCCAAGCGAATCTCAAATCTCAAATCTCAAATTGCAAATCCGCCATCCATCATCCATTCGCTCGCCGTGCTGCCCTTCAAATCGCTCACCGCGCCCGCCAAAGAAGACTACCTGGGCACAGGCCTCGCCGATGTGCTGATTACGCGGCTGAGCAATGTCAGTGCGCTGGCCGTGCGCCCGACGACTTCCGTCTTGAAATTTGCAGGCAATGATCCGTTGCAGGCCGGGCGCGACTTGCAAGTGGACGCGGTGCTGGATGGCAGCATTCAGCAAATCGGCGACCGCGTGCGCGTGACCGTGCGGCTGGTGCGTGTGGCCGACGGCCAATCGCTTTGGGCCTATCAATGCGATCAACAATGCAACGATGTCTTCACACTGCAAGACACGATCTCGGCCAAAGTCACCGAGGCGCTGGCGTTGAAGCTGAGCGGTAATGAACGCGAGCGCATCGCGCGGCCTTACAGCAGCAATCAGGCCGCGTGGGAGGCTTATGCCAAAGGGCGTTACTACCGCAATCGCGCCGGCACCGAAGGGTATGCAAAGGCGCTCGCTTCGTTTCAGCAGGCGCTCCAGGCCGATCCGAAATTTGCGCTGGCCTATGCGGCGTTGGCTGAAGCCTATTACTGGTCATCGAGTTCGGTCACGAACATGGGCGAAGCCATGGCAAAAGCCAAAGCGGCGGCGCAACAGGCCATCGCGTTGGACAACGAACTCGCCGAGGCACACACCGCGCTGGGTGTCGTGCATTTCATGTACGACTGGCAATTCGCCGCCGCCGAACAGGAATTGAAACGCGCCGTCGCGCTCAATCCCGGCTTGCCCGATGGGCAGATGTGGTATGGCAAATATCTGGCGTTGATGGGGCGCTTTGATGAATCCATCGCCGTGCTGCAACGCGCCGCCGCGCTCGACCCGGTTTCGCCCCTGACCGCCCCGGAATACACCTTCCCGTATTTTCTCAAAGGCGATTACGCCGCCGCCATCGCCGGGAATACACGCATGCTCGCCATTGAGCCGAATCTCCCACAGATTCAGATGAACCTAGCGGTTTGTTATGCGGCGAAGGGCGAATACGCCAAAGCCATCGCCTTGTTCGAACGCGTGCGGCAAAACGACGCAGGCTTGGCGATGGATATGGGGTTAATGCTCGCTTATACCTACGCCAGCGCGGGCGACCACACCACCGCTGAACGCACACTCAAACAAACCATCGCGACGGCCAAAGGCGGTTACATTTATCCGTATGACGCCGCGCTCGCCTATGGCGCGCTGGGCGATCTGGATCAGGCGTTTGCCTGGCTGGAAAAGGGATACCAGGAACGCGTGGATCAGATGGCTTGGCTAAAAGTTGATCCGCGCTTGAAACCGTTGCGCCGCGATCCGCGTTTTGCCGACCTGTTACGGCGTGTCGGGCTGTCGTAA
- a CDS encoding winged helix-turn-helix domain-containing protein, protein MDSTSKSSYEFGGFRFDAAQRTLLCAGRPVALTPKNLETLLVFLQHRERVLEKEELMTLLWPDSVVEENNLTQNISALRKALGEKPNEQRFIKTIPGRGYRFVAEVRELAPEAAEAETLIVQQSKVSVVIEEEENDGEMERRGEGETLKALATSVPAPRRLTARIALASTLLAVLAIGTTYWRRGQESAIRNPQSAIKTLAVLPFKSLNPQPGQNSNDEYLGIGLADVMITRLSNLSQLAVRPTSSVLPFGGKDALQAGQALKVDSVLDGSIQQIGNRVRVTVRLLRTSDGQPLWAFQCDEQCTDMFALQDMVSTRLTDALALQLSGEERQRLTRRYTDNAAAYQAYLKGRYHTLQYTPEGNRQAVKELNEALRLDPNYALAWAGLADAYAAASDWLMSPREALPKARAAAEKALALDDTLAEAHAALGHVFVHQLNPAAEREFQRAMALSPNSVAAMFFYGEYFMGKDADKGVAVLRRVQQLDPLSPTAGSFIASTYMMARRFDEAVSAAQQALDLDPNNPFSREMLGLAYGTKGNYAAAIAELEKVKPLMPISQVVGALGWEYALAGRRAEALQMLRELQQMAQQQYVSPFDVAMVYVGLGDKDQAFAYLEKAREDQCEWMGWLQSFAPLDPLRGDPRFAELVKRIGLAQ, encoded by the coding sequence GTGGATTCAACGAGTAAATCCAGCTATGAATTTGGCGGTTTCCGCTTCGACGCGGCACAACGCACGCTGCTGTGCGCGGGACGGCCAGTCGCGCTCACGCCAAAAAACCTCGAAACGCTGCTGGTTTTCCTGCAACACCGCGAACGGGTGCTCGAAAAAGAAGAGTTGATGACCCTGCTCTGGCCCGATTCGGTGGTCGAAGAAAACAACCTGACCCAAAACATTTCGGCGCTACGCAAGGCGCTGGGCGAAAAGCCGAACGAACAGCGTTTCATCAAAACGATTCCGGGACGCGGCTATCGTTTCGTGGCTGAGGTGCGCGAGCTAGCCCCAGAGGCTGCCGAGGCTGAGACGTTGATCGTCCAGCAATCGAAGGTCAGCGTCGTGATTGAAGAAGAAGAGAATGATGGGGAGATGGAGAGACGGGGAGAGGGGGAGACTTTGAAAGCCCTTGCCACCAGCGTTCCCGCGCCTCGCCGCCTCACTGCTCGCATTGCGCTAGCGTCAACCTTGCTTGCCGTGCTGGCAATCGGCACAACCTACTGGCGGCGAGGGCAAGAATCCGCAATCCGCAATCCGCAATCCGCAATCAAGACGCTGGCCGTGCTGCCTTTCAAATCGCTCAATCCGCAGCCAGGCCAGAACAGCAATGACGAATACCTGGGCATCGGGCTGGCCGACGTGATGATTACGCGGCTGAGCAACCTGAGCCAATTGGCCGTGCGCCCGACCAGTTCGGTGCTGCCGTTCGGCGGGAAAGATGCGCTGCAAGCCGGACAGGCTTTGAAAGTGGATTCAGTGTTGGACGGCAGCATCCAACAAATCGGCAACCGCGTGCGCGTGACGGTGCGCTTGCTGCGCACGAGTGACGGCCAGCCGCTCTGGGCCTTTCAGTGCGACGAGCAATGCACAGACATGTTTGCCTTGCAGGATATGGTTTCAACGCGGCTGACCGACGCGCTGGCGTTGCAGTTGTCAGGCGAAGAAAGGCAGCGGCTGACGCGGCGCTACACCGACAACGCCGCCGCCTATCAGGCTTATCTCAAAGGCCGTTACCACACGCTGCAATACACCCCGGAAGGCAATCGGCAAGCGGTCAAAGAATTGAATGAAGCGCTGCGGCTCGACCCGAATTATGCGCTGGCTTGGGCGGGACTGGCGGATGCGTATGCGGCAGCCTCCGATTGGCTGATGTCACCGCGCGAAGCCTTGCCCAAAGCCAGAGCCGCTGCCGAAAAAGCGCTCGCGTTGGATGACACGCTGGCCGAAGCCCACGCCGCGTTGGGGCATGTTTTTGTCCATCAACTCAATCCTGCCGCCGAACGCGAATTTCAACGCGCGATGGCCTTGAGTCCCAATTCGGTAGCCGCCATGTTTTTCTATGGCGAATACTTTATGGGTAAAGACGCCGACAAAGGCGTCGCGGTGTTGCGCCGGGTGCAACAACTTGATCCGCTTTCGCCCACCGCTGGCAGCTTCATCGCCTCAACTTATATGATGGCTCGTCGCTTTGACGAAGCAGTCAGCGCAGCACAGCAGGCGCTTGACCTTGATCCGAACAATCCGTTTTCGCGCGAAATGTTGGGGCTGGCTTACGGCACCAAAGGTAATTACGCTGCTGCGATTGCCGAACTGGAGAAAGTCAAACCGCTAATGCCGATTTCGCAAGTTGTGGGCGCCTTGGGCTGGGAATATGCCCTGGCAGGCAGGCGCGCTGAGGCGTTGCAAATGTTGCGCGAATTACAGCAAATGGCGCAGCAACAATATGTCTCGCCGTTTGATGTGGCGATGGTTTATGTGGGACTCGGCGATAAAGATCAGGCGTTCGCCTATTTGGAAAAAGCACGGGAAGATCAATGCGAATGGATGGGCTGGTTGCAGTCCTTTGCGCCGCTAGACCCATTACGCGGCGATCCGCGCTTTGCTGAGTTGGTAAAACGCATAGGGTTGGCGCAATAG
- a CDS encoding helix-turn-helix domain-containing protein, giving the protein MNRKRRIEITVEKTLLIVRRTSSLPVWCPACPAPAQLITPETAAALLGVSTRTLYRKVEAGQFHFVETAEGKLLVCPNSLITATP; this is encoded by the coding sequence GTGAACAGGAAACGGAGAATTGAGATCACGGTTGAAAAAACGCTGCTGATCGTTCGCCGCACTTCGTCGCTGCCGGTTTGGTGCCCTGCATGTCCGGCCCCGGCGCAACTGATTACGCCGGAAACTGCCGCCGCGCTGCTCGGCGTGAGCACGCGCACACTCTATCGCAAGGTAGAAGCCGGTCAATTTCATTTTGTCGAAACGGCGGAGGGCAAGCTGCTGGTTTGCCCGAACTCGTTAATCACAGCAACACCTTAA
- a CDS encoding sigma-70 family RNA polymerase sigma factor has product MQPHHDEKALLARLQAGEQTALAQLYDHYAGTLYGLAYRITGNAADAEEVVLDAFTQAWRQAQRYDPARGSIAAWLVTIARSRALDRRRQQPRESWPAQPWAALPFAEDPEAIATQSEQAARLRALLNGLPASQRQVLVLAYFYGLSQHEIAAQLGEPLGTVKTRARLGMQKLRAWLPTPAWSQREAA; this is encoded by the coding sequence ATGCAACCTCATCACGATGAAAAGGCACTGCTCGCGCGCCTGCAAGCGGGCGAACAAACGGCGCTGGCACAACTTTACGACCATTATGCCGGGACGCTTTACGGGCTGGCATATCGCATCACTGGCAACGCCGCTGACGCCGAAGAAGTCGTGCTCGATGCCTTCACGCAAGCCTGGCGGCAGGCGCAACGCTACGACCCCGCGCGCGGCAGCATCGCCGCCTGGCTCGTCACCATCGCCCGCAGCCGCGCGCTCGACCGCCGCCGCCAACAGCCGCGCGAAAGCTGGCCCGCGCAACCCTGGGCGGCCTTGCCTTTCGCTGAAGACCCTGAAGCTATCGCTACGCAATCTGAGCAGGCCGCTCGCTTGCGCGCCTTGCTCAACGGGTTGCCCGCGAGTCAGCGGCAAGTCTTGGTGTTGGCGTATTTCTACGGCCTGTCGCAGCACGAAATCGCCGCGCAGTTGGGCGAACCGCTGGGCACGGTCAAGACGCGCGCGCGTTTGGGCATGCAAAAGCTGCGCGCGTGGCTGCCAACACCGGCGTGGTCACAGCGTGAGGCGGCTTGA
- a CDS encoding protein kinase codes for MRPKQVAPERWQRIEQLYHAALELPAGERAAWLEQACAGDAALRREVESLLRFDARAAQFIEAPALEIAARAAAETQDEPREDALVGQMLGHYRILSWLGAGGMSEVYLAFDTRLERQVALKLLAAQFTQDAEHLRRFTQEAKAASALNHPNIITIHEIGVLGDRHFIATEYVAGRTLRRLLTDAPPSLARALDVATQVAHALAVAHAAGIVHRDIKPENVMLRPDGYLKVLDFGIAKLKRAEAGEPARDNAGIEAVAPARPFATMPGTVLGTAQYMSPEQARGLAVDERTDIFSLGVMLYEMIAGRRPFEGATREAVMRAVTSHEPPPLAAETPAALRALIDRALQKERAARYQSAEELLADLQPLKQELRASGNLALPHQPAAWREAALTTSHARLDTHAQPAELSTAAESGTRPRGVRPLARAWRQRAWRLPLLLALGLALGLAAYFFARFHTQPALESLAVLPFVNAGAEAQADYLADGLTDGLINSLARLPHLKVIALSSVLRFKQQQSDPPAVARRLGVSAVLTGRIAQRGEALAISAELVDARDGSRLWGAHYERHLADLMLVQEELTQSISAGLRLRLSDAESKQLGKRYTENSEAYRLYLKGRYFFMQFTAEGSGKALGQFEQAIALDPNYAPAHAGIGYVYAVASGQYENPREAMRQARQAATRALALDDTLPEAHFALALVNWWADWDWPAAETGFRRALELAPNNATIRAVYGEFLSTQGRFPEATAHAQRALTLDPLSVYVSSALGKVYYNARQYDRALAAYRQTLELDPASTRAQRGLGRALTQQGRYAEAIAALRQAIAREAHPYFIADLGRAYALAGQRREAHERLAQLLQMAQRRYVPPVYLAKVYVALGEPAAALAWLDRALQEHSDQLTELRVDAAFDSLRGDARFAALLHCVGL; via the coding sequence ATGCGGCCTAAACAGGTAGCGCCGGAACGCTGGCAACGCATCGAGCAGCTTTATCACGCGGCGCTGGAATTACCCGCTGGCGAACGCGCGGCCTGGCTCGAACAGGCTTGCGCGGGCGATGCGGCGTTGCGCCGTGAGGTTGAATCGCTGCTCCGCTTCGATGCGCGCGCCGCGCAGTTCATCGAAGCGCCCGCCCTCGAAATCGCCGCCCGCGCGGCGGCTGAAACACAGGACGAGCCGCGCGAAGATGCACTGGTGGGCCAGATGCTCGGCCATTACCGGATTCTCTCGTGGTTGGGCGCGGGCGGGATGAGCGAAGTTTATCTCGCCTTCGACACGCGGCTGGAACGCCAGGTCGCGCTCAAACTGCTCGCCGCGCAATTCACGCAGGACGCCGAGCACCTGCGCCGCTTCACGCAGGAAGCCAAAGCCGCCTCGGCGCTCAACCATCCGAACATCATCACCATTCACGAAATCGGCGTGCTGGGCGACCGGCACTTCATCGCCACCGAATACGTCGCGGGCCGCACCTTGCGCCGCTTGCTGACCGACGCGCCGCCGTCATTGGCGCGCGCGCTCGATGTCGCCACGCAAGTCGCCCACGCCCTGGCCGTCGCCCACGCCGCCGGCATCGTGCACCGCGACATCAAACCCGAAAACGTCATGCTGCGGCCCGACGGCTATCTCAAGGTTCTCGATTTCGGCATTGCCAAATTGAAGCGCGCGGAAGCCGGTGAACCGGCGCGCGATAACGCGGGTATTGAGGCCGTCGCGCCAGCACGTCCCTTCGCCACCATGCCCGGCACGGTGCTCGGCACAGCGCAATATATGTCGCCCGAACAGGCGCGCGGCCTGGCGGTGGACGAACGCACCGACATTTTCAGTCTGGGCGTGATGCTTTACGAGATGATCGCCGGACGTCGCCCCTTCGAGGGCGCCACACGCGAAGCAGTCATGCGCGCGGTGACCTCGCACGAACCGCCACCGCTCGCGGCTGAAACGCCCGCGGCGCTCCGCGCGCTCATTGACCGGGCATTACAGAAGGAGCGCGCCGCGCGTTATCAATCAGCCGAGGAACTGCTCGCCGACCTGCAACCGCTCAAACAGGAGTTGCGCGCGAGCGGCAATCTCGCCTTGCCCCATCAACCGGCGGCCTGGCGCGAGGCGGCCTTGACCACCAGCCACGCGCGGCTCGACACCCACGCGCAACCCGCCGAACTGTCCACGGCTGCGGAAAGCGGTACGCGCCCGCGCGGCGTCAGACCATTGGCGCGCGCGTGGCGACAACGTGCGTGGCGTTTGCCGCTGCTGCTGGCGCTCGGTCTAGCGCTTGGACTGGCTGCCTATTTTTTCGCGCGGTTCCACACGCAACCCGCCCTTGAATCGCTGGCCGTGCTGCCCTTTGTCAATGCAGGCGCCGAAGCGCAAGCGGACTATCTGGCCGACGGGCTGACCGACGGATTGATTAACAGCCTGGCGCGCCTACCCCACCTCAAAGTGATCGCGCTCAGTTCCGTCCTGCGCTTCAAACAACAACAGAGCGATCCACCCGCCGTCGCGCGCCGCCTGGGCGTCAGCGCCGTGCTGACCGGGCGCATTGCCCAACGCGGCGAGGCCCTCGCGATCAGCGCGGAACTGGTGGATGCGCGCGACGGCAGCCGCCTCTGGGGCGCGCATTACGAACGCCATCTGGCCGACCTGATGCTCGTGCAGGAAGAACTCACGCAAAGCATCAGCGCCGGCTTGCGGCTGCGGTTGAGCGACGCCGAAAGCAAACAACTGGGCAAACGCTACACCGAGAATAGCGAGGCTTACCGGCTCTATCTCAAAGGCCGTTACTTTTTCATGCAATTCACGGCGGAGGGCAGCGGCAAGGCGCTCGGCCAGTTTGAGCAGGCCATCGCGCTCGATCCCAACTACGCGCCCGCTCACGCTGGCATCGGCTATGTCTATGCCGTCGCCTCCGGTCAATACGAGAATCCGCGCGAAGCCATGCGCCAGGCGCGTCAGGCCGCCACGCGCGCGCTGGCGCTGGATGACACCTTGCCTGAAGCTCACTTCGCGCTGGCGCTGGTCAATTGGTGGGCCGATTGGGACTGGCCCGCCGCCGAGACCGGTTTCCGGCGCGCGCTCGAACTCGCGCCGAACAATGCGACGATCCGCGCGGTTTACGGCGAATTTCTCTCGACGCAAGGGCGCTTCCCCGAAGCCACGGCCCACGCGCAACGCGCGCTGACACTCGACCCGCTCTCGGTTTATGTGAGCAGCGCATTGGGCAAGGTCTATTACAACGCCCGCCAGTATGATCGCGCGCTGGCGGCCTATCGCCAGACGCTGGAACTGGACCCGGCCTCGACCCGCGCGCAACGCGGCCTGGGGCGCGCGCTCACGCAACAAGGCCGCTACGCCGAAGCCATCGCCGCCTTGCGCCAAGCCATCGCGCGCGAGGCGCATCCGTACTTCATCGCGGATTTAGGCCGCGCCTACGCCCTCGCCGGCCAGCGCCGCGAAGCGCACGAGCGGCTGGCGCAGTTGTTGCAAATGGCGCAGCGCCGCTACGTCCCGCCGGTGTACCTCGCCAAGGTTTACGTCGCGCTGGGCGAACCCGCAGCGGCGCTGGCCTGGCTCGACCGCGCCTTGCAGGAACATTCCGATCAACTCACCGAATTGCGGGTGGATGCGGCCTTTGACTCGTTGCGTGGCGACGCGCGTTTTGCCGCGTTGCTGCACTGCGTCGGTCTCTGA
- a CDS encoding sigma-70 family RNA polymerase sigma factor: MTAPAAAVTEQLIAWSQGDQAALEQLIPLVHDELHRLAKRYMRRERGQRAARTLQTTALVNEAYLRLIDARRVQWQNRAHFFAIAARLMRQILVDYARAQHYAKRGGGQPLLALDEALTFTLERAPDLVALDDALHALAALDERKGRVIELRFFGGLSVEETAEVLQVSPDTVLRDWRLAKAWLLRELSEEEGDAA; encoded by the coding sequence ATGACCGCTCCGGCAGCAGCAGTAACCGAACAATTGATCGCCTGGAGCCAGGGCGATCAGGCCGCACTCGAACAGTTAATCCCCCTGGTACACGACGAATTGCACCGGCTCGCCAAACGCTATATGCGCCGCGAACGCGGGCAGCGCGCCGCGCGCACGCTGCAAACCACGGCGTTGGTCAATGAAGCGTACTTGCGGTTGATTGACGCGCGCCGGGTGCAATGGCAGAACCGCGCGCATTTCTTTGCCATCGCGGCGCGGCTGATGCGGCAGATTCTGGTGGATTACGCGCGCGCCCAGCACTACGCCAAACGCGGCGGCGGGCAGCCGCTTCTCGCGCTCGACGAAGCGCTGACGTTCACCCTGGAACGCGCCCCCGATCTGGTGGCGCTCGATGACGCCCTACACGCGCTGGCGGCGCTCGATGAACGCAAGGGCCGTGTGATCGAATTGCGTTTCTTTGGCGGCTTGAGTGTGGAAGAAACCGCCGAGGTGTTGCAGGTCTCGCCCGACACCGTGCTGCGCGATTGGCGGCTGGCGAAAGCCTGGCTCTTGCGCGAGCTGAGCGAGGAGGAGGGCGATGCGGCCTAA
- a CDS encoding Gfo/Idh/MocA family oxidoreductase yields the protein MDSDTVGIGLIGTGFARSAQAPAFRACEGAELAAVCSGSYENAQKTAAEFHIPQTCHTYQELLALAEVDLVVISAPPYLHQQMALAALEAGKHVICEKPMALNAAEARAMLNSAARHQRQLAVIDHELRFNPTWRRMKMLIDSGFAGDIQHVSLTIAAGFRHSALRPWNWWSQLAAGGGLLGALGSHAIDAVRWLFGEIEAVSSTVTTLVAERKDSKTGEMRLNETDDYVSALLRIVPPRGKLIHGTLLLSALYASGGKNNITIVGSNGTIVLDGDETLTAAQGFNHPFEDLSLGDRAREVSWLPDNIWARSFYHLAREAVQAVRENRTEIAHAATFADGLRCQEVIDAIKQAHAEQRWIEIG from the coding sequence ATGGACAGTGACACTGTCGGCATTGGCTTGATTGGCACCGGCTTCGCGCGCAGCGCGCAAGCGCCCGCCTTTCGCGCGTGTGAGGGCGCCGAACTCGCCGCCGTGTGCAGCGGCAGTTACGAGAACGCCCAGAAGACCGCCGCCGAGTTCCACATCCCGCAGACCTGCCACACCTACCAGGAACTGCTCGCCCTCGCTGAAGTAGACCTCGTCGTCATCAGCGCGCCGCCCTATTTGCATCAGCAAATGGCGCTCGCGGCGTTGGAGGCGGGCAAACACGTCATTTGCGAAAAGCCGATGGCGCTCAATGCCGCCGAGGCACGCGCCATGCTCAACAGCGCCGCGCGCCATCAACGTCAATTGGCTGTCATTGATCACGAACTGCGTTTCAATCCGACCTGGCGGCGTATGAAGATGCTGATTGACAGCGGCTTTGCCGGTGACATTCAACACGTCAGCCTGACAATTGCCGCCGGGTTTCGGCATTCGGCCTTGCGCCCTTGGAATTGGTGGTCGCAATTGGCCGCGGGCGGCGGTTTGCTGGGCGCGCTCGGTTCGCACGCCATTGACGCCGTGCGCTGGCTCTTCGGCGAAATCGAAGCCGTCAGCAGCACCGTCACCACGCTGGTCGCCGAACGCAAAGACTCCAAAACCGGCGAAATGCGTCTCAACGAAACCGACGATTATGTCTCGGCGCTGCTGCGCATCGTGCCGCCGCGCGGCAAGCTGATTCACGGCACGCTGCTGCTGTCGGCGCTCTATGCCAGCGGCGGCAAAAACAACATCACCATCGTCGGCAGCAACGGCACCATCGTGCTCGACGGCGACGAAACGCTCACCGCCGCGCAAGGCTTCAATCATCCCTTTGAAGATTTGTCACTGGGCGACCGCGCGCGCGAAGTGTCCTGGCTGCCCGACAACATCTGGGCGCGCTCGTTTTACCACCTGGCGCGCGAAGCCGTGCAGGCCGTGCGCGAAAACCGCACCGAGATCGCCCACGCGGCGACCTTCGCCGACGGCTTGCGTTGTCAGGAAGTGATTGACGCCATCAAACAAGCGCACGCCGAACAACGCTGGATCGAGATCGGCTAA